A window of Saccopteryx leptura isolate mSacLep1 chromosome 5, mSacLep1_pri_phased_curated, whole genome shotgun sequence contains these coding sequences:
- the NAP1L5 gene encoding nucleosome assembly protein 1-like 5: MADPENRTPAEPSQAPAAAAEAAAAAAAAAAAATAAAAEAAAEEVMAEGGAQGGEADSAAAEPECAAGQTTEEPQTPAENAAKPKNDFIESLPNSVKCRVLALKKLQKRCDKIEAKFDKEFQALEKKYNEIYKPLLAKIQELTGEMEGCAWTLEAEEEDDDVEDYVDDEEGEDEEEEDEEAAAAKEEGPHSAKSDDAKK, translated from the coding sequence ATGGCCGACCCAGAGAACCGGACACCTGCGGAGCCGAGCCAggcgccggcggcggcggcggaggcggcagcggcggcagcagcggcagcagcggcAGCGACGGCGGCAGCGGCGGAGGCAGCAGCGGAGGAGGTAATGGCCGAAGGCGGGGCGCAGGGGGGCGAAGCCGACAGCGCGGCCGCGGAACCCGAGTGCGCGGCAGGGCAGACCACTGAGGAGCCCCAGACCCCTGCAGAGAATGCAGCAAAGCCCAAGAATGACTTTATCGAGAGCCTGCCTAATTCAGTGAAATGCCGAGTCCTGGCGCTCAAAAAGCTGCAGAAGCGATGCGATAAGATAGAGGCCAAATTTGACAAGGAATTTCAGGCTCTGGAGAAAAAGTACAACGAAATCTATAAGCCCCTACTTGCCAAGATCCAGGAGCTCACTGGTGAGATGGAGGGATGTGCATGGACCTTGGAGGCTGAGGAGGAGGATGATGATGTCGAGGATTACGTGGATGATGAGGAgggggaggatgaagaggaggaggatgaagaggcTGCGGCTGCCAAAGAAGAGGGTCCCCACTCTGCAAAGTCTGATGACGCCAAGAAATAA